The nucleotide window GGGTCTCGAGGGCCAAGGCCCGCCTGTCCTCTGAAACCTGTGCTCTGTTAGGGTCCACTGGCAAAAGGTGGTCTGAGCTGTCGGGCTGGATTTGAAGGGTACTTGTGACTAATTTCCTATTTCCTGTCCCCCTCAAGCCTCTCTAGGGAATAGGAACATACCAGTTTTCCCTCTCTGGACCAGGCAGGACTGAGGGAGAAAGTCTTACCGGTGTTCCCTAGCCCTCTGACAGGGGTGTTGACGTATCAGCCCCTGACAGAAGGAACCTATTTGGCCAAGGGCTTCTATTTTTCAGACCTAAAGGATAGTTAGTTGGGAGGGGATGCCTTTTGAGGGTCATTGTAAAAGTGTGTCTGCTTTGTCCCTAGCTGAACCAGAAGAATATGACGCTGAGCAATCGGTGCCAGGTGTTTGACCGTTTCCAGGACACCATTTCGCAGCATGTGGTCAAAGTGGACTTCCTGAACCGAATCCACAAGAAGCACCCTCCTAACCGCCGAGTGCTCCAGTCAGTCAAAAGAAGAAGCTTGAAGGTGAGTCCCAACCTGGAGCAGGCAGGAGAGTGGGCTCGGATTGCTTTCATGGGATAGACAGAGGATTGTGGTCCCAAATTTATAGACAGGGAGACTGAAGCCCTGAGATTTGTCTGTGGTGTCTCAACAAGTGGTGAATGTGACCACACATTTTAATACTTGAGGGTGGTGGTCAGGATTACGAAGGCCAAACCCCAAACTCTGCAAGTCTTCAGTTCTCCTGATGAGTGCTCGTTAGCCCCTTCCGCCAGACGGATGTGCTCTGCTATTGCCACCCCTGGCCTGGTACTCATGCTATCTGTTCCTGGGAGGTGGCCCCTTTCCAAGAGCTGTCTGGCGGGGTGAAGGTGGTGGTGATGAAGCAGAGACCCATGTGGAAGGGAGGAGCTATCCCAGCTGAGAAACTTAAGAGGAAAATGCCTAAAGGAGAGTAAATCTGTTTTTCCAAGGTGCTGGTAATATATAACGAATATTCCAAGTTGTGCCAAGTTGTGGCCTTGCCGTAATAATATCTAACATTCTTGTATGCACTTGACAGTTGCTAAAGTGTCAACTTTAGCTGAGATCGGCTGAGATCAACAGAAAAAATTCCTTTATTGAAAAGCATTTGGTGGTGTTGAGGCTGTTTCTCAAAAGCcgttcagtttcctcattcatttaACCTAGAGAGCCCAACACCGTGGACCCACATAGAagcttgatttttctctttttggaataATCCCGCACACAGGCTGTGCTGTGTGCCAGTGGAGACCAGCAATTCTCAAATGTGGCCACTTGGTGGCAGCAACGCTTTAAATCACTCACCCCACTCCCATCATTTCCAGTAGATGTCAGCGCTAGCAAGCTAGCAAGATGTTAACTGTTGGAAATTGTATAACAATCTCTTaagtgtgtaaatatttatacttcaATATAAATACCGGtttctaaaatcaaggtgttttcAGTTGGGGGTATTATAGAGGTGGCATGCCTCATATCTCAGTAAAACAAATCTGAAAGTAAACTAAACTGTGTAATTCACCATGTGGATTTGGAAGAGAGCCTGGCGGCTGAAGTGAACAGTCCCAGAAAGGCTTGAGAAAATTCTGTTTCACAATGCCCTCTCCCCCTTCAAAGGTTTCCctattcttcccccccccccgccgccttcatgtttatttatttattttgagagagagagaagcagagcacaagcaggggaggggcagagacgggtgaaggggtggggagagaatcccaggcaggctttgcactgtcagtgcagaaccagacGCGGGTTCATCTCCTGAaccataacatcatgacctgagtgaaatcaagagccagatgctcaaccagctgagccacctgggtgccccaagctTTCCCTATTCTTGAGGAAAATCCAAGGGCACGAGTTACCTGAATagcactttttttcccttgcaggGCAGAcaagtatttttgttatagcacggggacaggacacgtgggcagaaagagctgcctgcTGAGCATTCCGTACTGGACAATTTGAGAGTGAAGTGAGGACTGTGGTAGCACAGGACTGTGGTGGACAGTGTTCCAGCTCTGACCTGAACCATCCTCATTGTTGGTATAGAGCAGGGCAGCAAAATTGGCTAAGAACTTGGTGTTAGGGATTCCTCTTCCTGCTACCCCTTCACTCTTCACCAAGGGGGGCAACCTTAGGCTTGCCTACCActccactcctccccctcccattccTGGCTGACTTTGGACAAGCCCATGGCACCAGCCACCACCGTTAATGGTGCTGTCTCTCAGTTCCAGATCTCTTGACTTTCTCCTCGTGTCTGGATTCATATCTGTCTGCCCATCCCACAGACACTTCAGTCTCAACTTGCCCAAGACCGAAAGTCTTCTGCCTCCAAatcttctcttcctcttatatTTCCTGTTTCAGTGAATGACCGCAATCTCCACCCGGTCCTTCAAGGCAAAATTCTGGGAACCGTTTTCAGTTCTTCTGCTATCCTCCATAGGGACTCGATCACCAAATCTGTTCTCCAAATGTTTTCCAAGTCCGTCATGTGCTTCCACATCTCTATGCCTTATATGCTGCTCCCCTACCCTTATTTCCCCTTTGTCAGCCTGGAAGTTCTCAACTTCCAAGTCTCAAATACTGCCTTCCTATAAAATCTGTCCTTGTCCCCCAGACAGAAACAAGCACTCTCCTCCATATTTTTAATAGTTCCTTAGCCATGCCTCTATTCTAGGACCCATTACACTGTATTGTAATGTTTATCTCCCCCAAcgagactgtgagctccttgagggcagagctTAAGTTTTCTTCATCTCTGGATCTCTAGGACTGGGTACAGTGTCCAGACTCaggaggtactcaataaatgttggttgaatgtATGAATGACTCTTGGCTTGTTGTGTGGCTCTTTCATCCTTACATGGCGTGATTCAGAACGTGTCTTCTGTCTTTGTACAACAAAGAGGTCTTCAGTTGTTTCATGAGTCATGAATGAGTGGACGAAGAAAACTGACATTGACTGAGTGCTTATCACAGGCCAGACTTCATGCTGAGCATTTCCACTGTAAATGTGACCTCCTTTGACGTTTTACCTCTCAGATATGGCTTACTCTCCCAAACTTGATGCTGAGCAGTAAGAGCCTAGAGGGTACCACTCTGAAGCTGTGTCCAGTGTCAGCCCTACACTTCTTTAGGCCAAAGCAATGGTTTCTGGCTTCTGCGGGCCGTAGACCTGAATGAAGAAAGTGGGGGACGGGGCGCACGCCTGTCATTTCCAGCTCTGTGCCTTCTCTAGCTAATGCGTGTGtgtctgaggcacagagcagttgcAGCCCACTGAGCCTCCTTGTCTTAGTGGACCTCAGAGTGCACGATGGTCCCGCGGGCATCAGCACCGCAGACAGAAGAGGCAGAATCAACTGGACATGTCGGCACTATCTccgtctcctcctccttctataCTAAACAGGTTCCCGATGCTATAAAATCTCAGTACCAGTTTCCACCCCCTCTCATTGCACCCGCGGCCATTCGGGATGGGGAGCTGATCTGCAACGGGATCCCCGAGGAATCACAGACGCACCTTTTGAACTCTGagcacttagccacccaggcagagCAGCAAGAGGTGAGtgaaggcagggctgggattccAAAGccaattttccttccttctcaccaCAGCTGTTACTGGAAGTAGCCTCAGTGCCATTCCCATCCCCATCTTCTGCAATCCCACCGACCCCCACTCTCCAGCCCCCAATGGTTGAATATTCCAGAGAGAACCTCTGGCTGATATTCTGAggcaagtaaaagaaatacaGTCAAGCAGTCTGTTTTTCTCCATCCGTCCCCCAGTGTGCTGTGAGATGAGCAAGTCTGTCTTGCAGAAAGAGACCAGTTAGCTGATAGGGCTGGACACACAGCAGTTGCTTAGGGTACTTGCTGGATATTGGTTCACAAGGTGAGCTCTGCCGACCAGGGTGTTGGCTGCTGAGTATACCAACAAGTCTTGCTTGGGAATGGAAATGGAATCTTATCAGAAGTCAAGCACACCTTTTCTGGGCATTTGCAGTGGGACCTTGGAAACAGTGTTTATCAGCTGTGCTGTAGCCCTGGCCTCTGGGGCAGGAAGGACCAGCGCCTCCCAGGCATctcaccctcctctcctctcctctccttccattGCAGTGGCTCTGTAGTGTTGTTGCGCTCCAGTGCAGCATATTGAAACATTTATCTGCTAAGCAGATGCCTTCGCATTGGGACTCTGAACAGACAGAGAAGGCTGATATTAAGCCTGTTATTGTGACTGACAGCTCAATCACCACCTCCCTGCAAACAGCTGACAAGGCACCTACACCTTCCCACTGCCCCTTATCCTGCCCCTCAGGGATTAGCTCCCAGAACTCCCTGAGCTGCTCTCCAccccaccagcccccagccctAGAGGACATCAGCTGCAGTTCCTGTGCGGAAAAATCCAAGAAAGCCCCCTGCGGGACTGCCAACGGGCCAGTGAGCACAGAGGTGAAAGCCAATGGCCCACACCTCTACAGCAACCCCACCGATTCCACGGACCCCCGGCGACTTCCAGGCGCCAACACCCCCTTACCAGGCCTCTCCCACCGGCAAGGCTGGCCCCGGCCCCTCACGCCACCAGCGGCTGGGGGGCTTCAGAACCACACCGTCGGCATCATTGTGAAGACAGAGAATGCCACTGGCCCCAGCTCTTGCCCCCAGAGGAGTTTGGTTCCTGTCCCAAGCCTGCCCCCTTCCATTCCCAGCTCTTGTGCCAGCATCGAGAACACCAGCACTTTGCAAAGAAAGACTGTCCAATCACAGATAGGACCTCCGTTGACAGATTCAAGGCCACTGGGCTCACCCCCAAATGCCACCCGGGTGCTCACTCCCCCCCAAGCAGCAGGAGATGGTATCTTGGCCACAGGAGCCAACCAACGATTCTGCTCACCAGCGCCATCATCAGGTGAGTGGTGCTCAACCTGGGGGTGATTTGGAGTAGTTTCATGCTCTTTCTGGGAGTTAAACTTCAGAAAACACTTACGTTCCTGTGCATATTTCAGAGGACTTTGATCTCGGTCTTATTTGTCCTCTCCCCATTTATGTGATAGAGGAGAAAGCATGTGTTAACTTGTCCCCCGTTTTATTGGTGGGGTTGCTTAGGCTCTGAAAGTTTAAGTGATTTCCTCTAGGTCACCTACCGAGTCAGTGGTAGGATCGGAACCACGGCTGGGTCTCCTGACTCCACCTTCCCATTTCAGGCCTAGTCTTTTGCTTGTTGTGTTCCATCACCTTAGAGGAAGGCAGCATGATCTCTGGAACCCCTGTGGCCAGCCTGAGGTTCTAGGTGATGGCCTCCGTGTTTCATGATCCACACCAGAGACCAGGTCACACCTGATCCAGATTCTCAGAGCCCCCTGGTTTGAAGGAGCTTCCATGCCAGGGAAGGCAGAGTTAGAAAGCAACACCACCTTTCAGGATAGCTGCAGAGTGGCATGCCCAAAGAGGTTGATCCGGCCCAGAAGCTCACCCTTGGGCCACTTGCAGAAAGGCGGTCCCCTACACCCATACTTGGCCTAGTGTGGACCTGCTCTCTCAGCTGTCCCCAGTCAGCACTCTGGACCTCGAGATTGCTGACCCCAGCATCTGAACCAGGTTTCAGATGCTGCTGGAACCCCCTGTGGTCTCTCCCGTCTGAACTGAAGCTGGCCTCCTAGTCAGCTGGGAGTCTCGGTAACCAGGTGACTGTGACTTCTCTGCATGGGGGCCCCTGGTCCCAGGATGGCCCCTACCCTCAGgctcttttcctgtctctgtttACCTCTAAATACCAGCCTGGATAGATCTTGCATCCTGTGAGTCGAACTTCAGGAGGCAGGAAACGCAGGGGCAGGCACCACTTAGTTGAATGACTGGAGGCAGCAGGGAGGTAGTCACGGCCCAGAGAACAAAGCCACCCTACCACATTTCCCAGAGCAGTAGATTTCACTGGTTCTCCGTGCTTTGGAGACTCCTGCGTGCCCGAGTGCGTTGTCGTTCCATCTGCCCTTCCTCACCACACATTTTTAGCTCTAGGAGTTCCAGAGCCTATGGGGTGAGAATCAAGAAGGGAACATCACCTTGGGTCCGAAATCCAGACCTGTCTCGGCAGTGGGGGATTGGACCGGTGGGTTTCCCTCAGGCGACGTAAGTAACAGTCTTCCTGCTCCGTCCCCAGATGGCAAGGTCAGCCCCGGCACGTTATCCATAGGAAGCGCTTTAACCGTACCCTCTTTCCCAGCCAACTCTACTGCCATGGTGGACCTCACCAACTCATTGCGAGCATTTATGGATGTCAATGGAGGTGAGTGCGTGAGCTGCTGCTCTCCCACCAGCTGCTGCTGCGTGAAGGTGCTGTCCCTGCGCGGCGTTTGAGCTCATTtcagaaaaggaacagaagggaTGCCTGACCTCCGAGGGCTGGGGATGTGGGTTAAGAAAGAaggctccctcccacctctgccttctACACGTGCTTATACACAGACTCCAAGGTGAAAGGAGAGTGGGACCAAGTTGAACCTGTGAGAAGAGAATTACTTGAGGCAGAATAAAACCAGGAGGGCCTTGTTCCCAAAGTCGAAGAGAATGGAGGCAGAGCTTGACCTCTGAAGAGGGTGGGTAGCAGATCTAAGCCTCCATGTCGGACATCCAGGCCTCCTCCACAGGCAGGCAGGTGGTCTATTTTGTTCTACCTTTCCAGGACCACTTAACCTAAAATCAAGCTGCCCACTGCAAGAGGCATCTGCACAGGCTGCATTGGGGTCCATCTCACTGCAAACGGCCAGTGAGATGCTGAGCTCTGGATCCTTAGGCCACTTTGTACTCTTGCCTGTTCGAGAAAAATCACTTGGCTAGATTTTAGGAATGCTTAACTATTTGCTCTGTGACCCTCACCTACTTCCACATTCCAATTCCTCCTCAGCtgctttttttaatctctctctttgGTTAATAGAAATCGAGATAAATATGCTGGACGAGAAGCTGATCAAGTTTCTGGCCTTGCAGAGAATACATCAGCTTTTCCCCTCCCGGGTCCAAGCTTCACCGGGCAGTGTCGGGGCACATCCGCTGGCTTCTGGAGGGCACCACACAGAAGGTGCGCACGCACACCCCTGCCACCACAGCCCACCGTCAGGTCTCCCCTGTGCATGTGAGCGGCCATCTCCCCTCCTGAGGAGTCTTGGCTTTGACTATCTCAGTGTTCCATGTGTGCCTTTGATGGCCTTAATAAAGTGCCGTGGTTTCTTTTCCCAGAAAGCTGGAACAAAATCGCAACCACAGCTTTCACGTCAGACTTGGGGAAGTCTGTTGTAACTTTCGTGCTCATCCGCTTTGAGACACACAAAGCAGCTACGAATGCCTTTGGGTATATGTGGTGCACTTTCTGCTGAACTACTTCCAAATATTTGGGTTACAAAGGTTTCCCAAAAGGGAATTTTTCAAGTTCAAGGTGAGAAGCAGAATAGCAGttgatctaggggcacctggctggctcagtcagtagagcatacaactcttgatctcagggtcaggagttcgagccccatgttgggtgtggagcttacgttaaaaataatgatgatgacgataataataataataataataaataaagtaacatttgGGCTAGTCTCCTGAAAGTTTTTCCCAAGACATTTAACTGCTTTGGATATTCCTTTGAGCATTAACCATTACTGAGCCTTACTGGTTGAAAttgtgtggtccccagaccagcagcatcagcatcacctgagagtTTGTTGGAAACGCAGAGCTCAGGCCCcgcttctgacccacagaatcagaatttgcattttgacAGGATCTCTAGttgattcatatgcacattaaagttcgAGAAACACTGGTCTGTGCCTACTGTTGTTTTGCTTGGCCTCCCTATAGTACATCTGGTATATCCCTGATAAACCAGTCAGCCCAGGAACTTAAAGTACTTTCATCTTTGAATTCTGTGACCACTTTCAAAGATGGTCTCTCTTACCCCGTGTTGGAAatgctgtgggtggggggagagagtgCCACCCTGAAGCAGCCCAGTGTCCAAGGTGAGTTTTGAAAGATGACTCATCTAGTGGGATTATTTTCTCTAGACCGTGAGCCAAAGGTCCAGGTTCTGAGTTTCTGAATGATCCTGTCCCTTTGTTCGTCTTGTAGTGCAAAGAAAGGAAGTACAGGCCCGAGCTGTGTTCTACCCTCTCTTGGGTTTGGGAGGAGCTGTGAACATGTGCTATCGAACCCTCTACATCGGGACAGGTGAgccagctgggggcagggggggcaccGCATCTGTTCAGCCCTAGAAACTACCACCCCTTCCCGCGGAGGCCAGGAGGGGGTGAGGGAAACCCTCCCTCGGGCCGACTGGTTTAACCCAGCAGATATCTGGGCAAGAGGGACTAAGAAAGGAGACTATCGGTTGCTTGTCTTCCCTGCCTCAAGCCCTTTTGCTTTGGGCCCGGCGTGATATCAAGAGAGGGGAAAGTCAGCCGTGACTGCTGCTCAGTGAGGCATTTTAAACAAGCAGATAAAACCGGAGGAGAGGGCACATACTTTGTCCCTGGAGGTCTTTGAAAAAGTGATGGTGCTCACACACCCATAACCTTCAGTTAGTCCTGCATCTTGTACAGAGGGACAGTCAGATTAGCCTTTGGCCTAGAAATCTCCTTTCTTTCCAAAGATAGGATTTATGAGCCCCGCACCCCATGTTGTGCCCTCATGGAAATAACCCACCCTCTTCAGGAGCTCACTGTTCCCTTCTGGGCAGCAGCCACATGTTCTGAAGGAGATCAGCTGGCAGGGACACCTGTTCTTCAGAAGGGGAGTGGAAAAGACGCTGGTTTTTGTTCAAATATACAAGGAAGGGGCCCTGAGCTGGTCTCCCCCTAAGGTCTTCCCGGTGCCCGCCCAGAAGCtaactccctgccccccaccttcccATGCATACACCTTACCGTCTGTTCTCTGCCTGCCTTTGCCTCTACTCCTGCCACCTTACAGGAGCTGACATGGACGTGTGCCTTACAAACTATGGTCACTGTAATTACGTGTCTGGGAAACACGCCTGCATATTCTATGatgaggtgaggggtggggaaggggtgggagagcTCTCACAGCCTGAGGCCTCTCCCAGGCACCAGGGTTTTTGTTCAGTGCcctgggtgaggggaagggaggtgggaggtctTCTTTTCTTCGCTCGCTGTCATTCCTGGAGTAGAAGGGTCTTGGTGTGAAAGGGCATCCTGCCGTGACTAACGCTCCCTAGGAGCGGTGCTACCATGTCTCCTGAGGTTGGTCACGGGctcagcggggtggggggagcccacCCGGAAGCAGGGCAGGGGACCTGCATAGAAGGAAGCCAGGCCCTCTGTGCCAGCGAATAGCATTTCTACAGGAGCCAGGACCCAGGAGGCAGAGTAGAGCAGTGGTgggagagcggggggggggggggggggttggggggggggttagggcCACTAGGAAGGtaggcttccctgaggaggtgagtCTTGAGCCCCATCCTAAAGAGACAGGGCAGGGGGGCTTGACTGGGGAACAAAGAGAGCTCCCCAGGTAGAGCAGCACAGCCTTCTCCATGTGTCCTCTCTCCCCTTAGCCCCAGGCCCCACGCAGCAGACCACACATCTtatcttccctcctcctcctcagaatACCAAACATTATGAGCTGTTAAACTACAGTGAGCACGGGACAACGGTGGACAATGTGCTGTATTCATGTGACTTCTCTGAGAAGACCCCGCCAACCCCCCCAAGCAGTATTGTTGCCAAAGTGCAGAGTGTCATCAGTAAGTCGGAGCCTGTGGCCACGAAGCCGGCCATTTTTTCAGATGTGTTCTCTTAAGGCCCCCTCAGGGTGGCTCTGGCTTTCTGCCGACGGCCTGCTCTCTTGCCTTCCGGGTCGCGTCGGCCAGGCTCTCCTTGCTCGCGGGCCCAGGGAGACCACAGAGAAGCGAGTGCTGGGCACACACCTGCCTGGGGACTTCAGACTCCCCTGGCCCTTTCCGGGTGTCCCTCAGCCCTAGTCACATAGCAGCTAGAATGGGGAGGTGCAGGGGCCCAGCGCTGGCAAACCACCTTGGGTGGGTTGGCTGCTCACTGTTCCTGTCCCGTGACCACCCTCCTTGTTCCCAGGGCGCCGCCGGCACCAGAAACAGGATGAAGAGCCAAGTGAGGAGGCAGCCATGATGAGCTCCCAGGCCCAGGGGCCACAGCGGAGACCCTGCAACTGCAAAGCCAGCAGCTCGAGCTTGATTGGGGGCAGTGGGGCCGGCTGGGAGGGCACGGCCTTACTGCACCACGGCAGCTACATCAAGCTGGGGTGCCTGCAGTTTGTGTTCAGCATCACTGAGTTTGCGACCAAACAGCCCAAAGGCGATGCTGGCCTGCTGCAGGATGGGGTCTTAGCCGAGAAGCTGTCTCTCAAGCCCCACCAGGGCCCCGTGCTGCGTTCCAACTCCGTTCCCTAGGACTGGCGGCTACCCCGTCACCCGCCCGTCCACCCGACCCGAGACTCCTGCAATGCAAAAATGTACACAAACCAAGCCCGGGTTTTTTCTATACTCCACCGGAAACCCTCCAACTACAATCTTTGcatgaaatgaagaaaaccttttgactgttttttaaagatcctttttcttttctcaagttctAGGGGGCATTTGCACATATATTTGTACTCGACATTTCATGGGAAAGCGGCAGACCCGAGCTGAGGAACAgcgtgggcagggaggggaaggccGATGGTCTGGACACTTCCTCCAACACCAAACCGTTCCCCACCcgcctcctgctccctccccctcGCCCGCCGTTGTAAAATAATCAGAAACTTGTTCTATTTTGTGGCAGTGACAatagttttatattaaaagaaaaaaatacagttttcataCAGCAAAATCTATACaatatcattgttttatttaatataaagatCGCTACCCACCCGACTTCCGTGGTTCCCACCCTCCGagttattttccctttctgcagCGGTTGCACTACAGGTAGCTACTGTGTATTATGGACAAATGagaaatgaattctttttctggctgtccatctattttatttcaaataaggaAAAGTGTATTTGGATTTTGTGTAAATACATCTAGTGATgacattttttcaatgtttttaaaaactgtacagtACTACATGTGGTAGAGCGTTTTCTTCAAATTGTCTATTGTAGCAAAAACGTTTTTGTCGTAAACCTGTTTCGTCTCCTTTTTTTGTTCTCTTGCCACTTCTCTCCTGTTCCTCccacccctggctccctcctctccccttcccccaaccccaagTAGTACCAATGTACATAGTAATTGTAATGTTTTAGACTTTACAGAAACTTTCCTGTATTctgtatataaaaaaacaaaaatacttcaaCTTATGTTTTCTGCCTGTCTGTCCTACCTGTCATCACCCTCAGAGGGGACCCTCCCCAAGATCCTGTTCCCAGTCTCAGTGAACTAGTCTCATTCCAAGACACTCCGACCCCAAGCGAGGTCAGGAGAGCAGAGGTCTTGGAGAAAAGTGAGCCCCAGGTGGATGTGGGAAAATGGAGGGGTCGGGGTGCATCGGGTAGGGCGGGGCTGTTGCCTGGCTTCGTGGGCGACTTGAGAGAAGCATTTGACATGACCACATACTGCAAGAATCCAAGTGTGTGCAGGTCCCTGCTCCTGTTGACTCCAAAACCAAGATACTAAAACAGGACCTGTCGG belongs to Acinonyx jubatus isolate Ajub_Pintada_27869175 chromosome E1, VMU_Ajub_asm_v1.0, whole genome shotgun sequence and includes:
- the PHF12 gene encoding PHD finger protein 12 isoform X3: MWEKMETKTIVYDLDTSGGLMEQIQALLAPPKTDEAEKRSRKPEKEPRRSGRATNHDSCDSCKEGGDLLCCDHCPAAFHLQCCNPPLSEEMLPPGEWMCHRCTVRRKKREQKKELGHVNGLVDKSGKRTTSPSSDTDLLDRSASKTELKAIAHARILERRASRPGTPTSNASTETPTSEQNDVDEDIIDVDEEPVAAEPDYVQPQLRRPFELLIAAAMERNPTQFQLPNELTCTTALPGSSKRRRKEETTGKNVKKTQHELDHNGLVPLPVKVCFTCNRSCRVAPLIQCDYCPLLFHMDCLEPPLTAMPLGRWMCPNHIEHVVLNQKNMTLSNRCQVFDRFQDTISQHVVKVDFLNRIHKKHPPNRRVLQSVKRRSLKVPDAIKSQYQFPPPLIAPAAIRDGELICNGIPEESQTHLLNSEHLATQAEQQEWLCSVVALQCSILKHLSAKQMPSHWDSEQTEKADIKPVIVTDSSITTSLQTADKAPTPSHCPLSCPSGISSQNSLSCSPPHQPPALEDISCSSCAEKSKKAPCGTANGPVSTEVKANGPHLYSNPTDSTDPRRLPGANTPLPGLSHRQGWPRPLTPPAAGGLQNHTVGIIVKTENATGPSSCPQRSLVPVPSLPPSIPSSCASIENTSTLQRKTVQSQIGPPLTDSRPLGSPPNATRVLTPPQAAGDGILATGANQRFCSPAPSSDGKVSPGTLSIGSALTVPSFPANSTAMVDLTNSLRAFMDVNGEIEINMLDEKLIKFLALQRIHQLFPSRVQASPGSVGAHPLASGGHHTEVQRKEVQARAVFYPLLGLGGAVNMCYRTLYIGTGADMDVCLTNYGHCNYVSGKHACIFYDENTKHYELLNYSEHGTTVDNVLYSCDFSEKTPPTPPSSIVAKVQSVIRRRRHQKQDEEPSEEAAMMSSQAQGPQRRPCNCKASSSSLIGGSGAGWEGTALLHHGSYIKLGCLQFVFSITEFATKQPKGDAGLLQDGVLAEKLSLKPHQGPVLRSNSVP